A stretch of the bacterium genome encodes the following:
- a CDS encoding carboxypeptidase regulatory-like domain-containing protein encodes MRKKKKSVLVSLVAGFSTALLIYGCGGGGGGGGSKNSGGGGSSPQQTTVTLSGEVYDDILEGATVSVYRTDPNHPIVQAVTDPNGAYQAQVTVDTGTDTVYIRATGGKFADSGEEFNGNLYGVAPLKDAVNNSLKAHLNPVTSLLRSYLAQTPGTTMEDALTRLRARLNQIDANAPDDLARSDLTRLSSGNALVRRVSNLLSYQVNQDDPNVSDIDRVIGRIAAGWLPDAGRLRQSLELAENAVRNGKGELTGKVIDLYTENPVQGATVSIRGTAFRSQTDAEGNFFFRRLPTGMDLIVDGEAPGYASTQEVVEIPCLEKNQGVIIKLKAVTSRVQLDLDKGILARYNARARNMADGGIQVSTPDSSVVMTIPLNALGRIRNHLSRQRRYSGTEEDRIVYVNITPVDPSLEIEAFPGDFTTSDPNAAGENEGRQRKLESVVLGEFSLQYEDGTPVTGLDLGEGVEIRFRLPDSLQKLYRQKYDQGERTIPWYAYDPNDGIWERSAQPSELILVDDTLYAVARATHFSWWNVDWPVETHGCIRGWVWRDGLPLAGAHIQATGIDYQGQSFAMTDPNGYYEVTVKKDAWSRITALFGDHEVRDPNSIYVDLQKAEGCKRVDINFHLVNICGRVINSQNNSGIHGAYVYADAGIGKFTDPNGEFHLISDPNSILKLKISYTHNRIDYRVTRDVEIRSEDLCEDHKVIIPLNLSPQYVRGLVTIIEDGVKKPLSGREVKIAASNGFTTVNDKSGFYEVAAERGTSQLNVTYRYYARNGTYLEQNRTFSWPDPDTLQGDPNVTFEVRPAYIYGTVTDLTSGSPVGDVRISTTLGTYTLSDSDTGEYELEVPADARFEAVARLVIPAAGIVEEDRRQVVTDFSDQSRILVNFTLDSRVARIAGKVTELGTGSPLPYVSVISEYKNRATTDAEGNFTLVVPDRQTDEMVQVAFTCDGYKPEFREFQTPENRGDTINVQVELSQPNFRPIIQKVDIQPGLRVCWGGNPDSTTVTLNITALDSNGDHLTYQVIAEPAAVASDPNRFTWKAPSIGQHSLTVQVSDGKPEENGLATIRLPIEVVECSENRPPVILYMVPRKSATGTPGETKGFEVTAYDPDGDLLSYQWQIFKKPLADQDLSSGWSLSNPTGRSTSLTIPTGLFDGLDASEPIEFAVRVTATDSGGKKAEKETSLTVVANYPPVIRSCKVEPNQCILGDSVKLFALAADLDGDNPLVYTWSCKDVTIGTDPNMVWTLPDDPDYVGDLDIKLTVRDSDPAHPQSVSQTLRLVVGANNAPLITAMSAAKTQVLPDGEVSIQAAVSDPEGRPLSYAWSCTAGEIVTGQGSYAITWKAPPSTGDHTISLKVSDGLRESTRSVTIQVATLTVEAGENRAALLADITSTPIDLNGQVEIIPEGESYTVSWTIDPASIPEGATPALTSPAALSTQFTTNAPGRYHLWLTVTMTANSQISRQDDLWVQVDELAPPTVSGVVKDAQGAPVPRAAVEMYDINGPQVWDRKTATDDYGYYEFRDVPPGTYYVIVARDGYLQMTRIVTIP; translated from the coding sequence ATGAGGAAAAAGAAAAAAAGTGTTCTGGTCAGCCTTGTGGCCGGTTTTTCAACAGCCCTCCTGATTTATGGCTGTGGGGGGGGCGGCGGAGGCGGCGGGAGCAAAAACAGCGGCGGAGGCGGAAGCTCTCCTCAGCAGACCACCGTTACCCTGAGCGGAGAGGTCTACGATGATATTCTGGAAGGAGCGACCGTTTCAGTTTATCGGACCGATCCCAATCATCCTATCGTCCAGGCCGTGACCGATCCCAATGGAGCTTACCAGGCCCAGGTCACGGTAGACACCGGTACGGACACCGTCTATATCAGAGCCACCGGCGGGAAATTTGCCGATTCCGGCGAGGAATTCAATGGCAATCTCTATGGCGTGGCTCCGCTGAAGGATGCGGTGAATAATTCCCTGAAGGCCCATCTGAATCCTGTCACCTCCCTGCTGCGGTCCTATCTGGCCCAAACTCCGGGGACCACCATGGAAGATGCCCTGACCCGTCTGAGGGCCAGGCTGAATCAGATCGATGCCAATGCTCCGGACGATCTTGCGCGAAGTGACCTGACCCGGCTCAGCAGCGGGAACGCCCTGGTCCGGAGGGTCAGCAACCTGCTGAGTTATCAGGTAAATCAGGATGATCCGAATGTAAGCGACATTGACCGGGTGATCGGCCGCATTGCCGCTGGCTGGCTGCCCGATGCGGGCAGGCTGAGGCAGTCTCTGGAACTGGCCGAGAATGCGGTCAGGAACGGAAAAGGGGAGTTGACCGGCAAGGTAATCGATCTTTATACGGAAAACCCTGTTCAGGGAGCGACGGTCAGTATCCGGGGAACCGCCTTCCGCAGCCAGACAGATGCGGAAGGGAATTTCTTTTTCCGCAGGCTGCCCACGGGCATGGATCTGATTGTCGATGGAGAAGCTCCCGGATACGCCAGCACCCAGGAGGTGGTCGAAATCCCCTGCCTCGAGAAGAACCAGGGGGTGATTATCAAACTCAAGGCAGTCACTTCGCGGGTGCAGCTCGATCTGGATAAGGGGATTTTGGCCCGCTACAATGCACGGGCCCGGAACATGGCCGATGGCGGAATCCAGGTTTCCACGCCGGACAGCTCCGTGGTCATGACCATTCCCCTCAATGCCCTTGGCCGGATCCGGAATCATCTGTCCCGGCAGAGGCGCTATAGCGGCACTGAAGAAGATCGCATCGTCTATGTCAATATTACTCCGGTTGATCCTTCTCTTGAAATCGAAGCCTTTCCCGGAGACTTTACCACCAGCGATCCCAATGCGGCAGGAGAGAATGAGGGCAGGCAGAGAAAGCTGGAATCCGTGGTTTTGGGAGAATTCTCGTTGCAGTATGAGGATGGCACTCCGGTTACCGGCCTTGATCTGGGAGAGGGAGTGGAGATCAGGTTTCGCCTCCCCGATTCCCTCCAGAAACTGTACCGGCAAAAATATGACCAGGGAGAGCGCACCATTCCCTGGTATGCCTATGATCCGAATGACGGCATCTGGGAGCGGTCCGCTCAGCCGTCGGAGTTGATCCTGGTGGATGACACCCTGTATGCGGTGGCCAGGGCCACCCATTTCAGTTGGTGGAACGTGGACTGGCCGGTGGAAACCCACGGCTGCATTCGCGGCTGGGTGTGGCGGGACGGCCTGCCGCTGGCCGGAGCACATATCCAGGCTACCGGCATCGATTATCAGGGGCAGAGCTTTGCCATGACCGACCCGAACGGCTACTATGAAGTTACGGTCAAAAAGGATGCCTGGTCCAGGATCACTGCCCTGTTCGGTGATCATGAGGTCAGGGACCCCAACTCCATTTACGTGGATTTGCAAAAAGCCGAGGGCTGCAAGCGGGTGGATATCAATTTCCACCTGGTGAACATTTGCGGACGGGTGATCAACAGCCAGAATAACAGCGGAATTCATGGTGCCTATGTGTATGCTGATGCCGGAATCGGGAAATTCACCGATCCCAATGGGGAGTTTCATCTGATTTCTGACCCCAACAGCATCCTGAAGCTGAAAATTTCCTATACCCATAACCGGATCGATTATCGTGTCACCAGGGATGTGGAGATCCGAAGCGAGGATCTGTGTGAAGACCACAAGGTCATTATTCCCCTGAACCTGTCACCCCAATATGTGAGGGGGTTGGTGACCATTATCGAAGACGGGGTGAAAAAGCCTCTGTCGGGCAGGGAAGTCAAAATAGCCGCCAGCAATGGATTCACGACAGTGAATGACAAAAGCGGCTTCTATGAGGTTGCAGCGGAGAGGGGCACCAGTCAGCTCAATGTCACCTACCGCTACTATGCCCGAAACGGAACCTATCTGGAGCAAAATCGCACCTTTTCCTGGCCGGACCCGGACACTCTCCAGGGTGATCCGAACGTGACCTTTGAAGTGCGGCCCGCCTATATCTATGGAACCGTGACCGACCTCACGAGCGGCAGTCCGGTTGGCGATGTCCGGATATCGACCACGCTGGGCACCTATACCCTGTCTGACAGCGACACGGGAGAATATGAGCTGGAAGTACCGGCAGATGCCAGGTTCGAGGCCGTAGCCCGGCTGGTTATACCTGCGGCAGGAATCGTGGAGGAGGACCGCAGGCAGGTCGTGACCGACTTTTCCGACCAGAGCAGGATATTGGTAAACTTTACCCTGGACAGCAGAGTGGCCAGGATCGCCGGTAAGGTCACGGAGCTTGGGACCGGCAGTCCGCTGCCCTATGTTTCGGTCATCAGCGAGTACAAAAACCGCGCCACGACCGATGCCGAGGGCAACTTTACCCTGGTCGTGCCGGACAGGCAGACGGACGAGATGGTGCAGGTGGCTTTTACCTGTGACGGCTATAAACCGGAATTCCGGGAATTTCAGACTCCGGAAAACCGGGGGGACACGATCAATGTTCAGGTAGAGCTTTCCCAGCCCAATTTCCGCCCAATCATTCAGAAGGTGGATATTCAGCCCGGCCTTCGGGTCTGCTGGGGAGGGAATCCCGATTCGACCACAGTCACCCTGAATATTACCGCCCTGGATAGTAACGGGGACCACCTGACCTATCAGGTCATAGCCGAACCGGCGGCGGTGGCCAGTGATCCCAACCGCTTCACCTGGAAGGCCCCATCCATTGGTCAGCATTCGCTGACCGTGCAGGTATCGGACGGAAAACCGGAAGAAAACGGCCTGGCCACGATCCGGCTGCCGATTGAGGTGGTCGAGTGCAGCGAGAACCGGCCTCCGGTAATCCTGTATATGGTACCGAGGAAATCGGCGACCGGCACTCCCGGAGAAACGAAAGGATTTGAAGTTACAGCCTACGATCCGGATGGAGACCTTTTGAGCTACCAATGGCAGATCTTCAAAAAACCACTGGCCGATCAGGATCTCAGCTCCGGCTGGTCATTATCCAACCCAACCGGCAGGAGCACCAGCCTGACCATTCCCACTGGCCTGTTTGACGGCCTCGATGCCAGTGAGCCTATTGAATTTGCTGTCCGGGTGACCGCAACCGACAGCGGCGGCAAAAAAGCGGAAAAAGAGACATCTCTGACCGTAGTGGCCAATTATCCGCCGGTGATCAGATCCTGCAAGGTCGAACCCAACCAGTGCATCCTGGGGGACAGCGTCAAGCTGTTTGCCCTGGCTGCTGACCTTGATGGAGATAACCCGCTGGTCTATACCTGGTCCTGCAAGGATGTCACCATCGGCACCGATCCGAATATGGTCTGGACCCTGCCCGATGATCCAGACTATGTCGGCGACCTCGACATCAAGCTGACTGTCCGGGACAGTGATCCTGCTCACCCGCAGTCGGTCAGCCAAACCCTGCGGCTGGTGGTCGGGGCCAACAATGCCCCCCTGATTACAGCCATGAGCGCTGCCAAGACACAGGTTCTGCCCGATGGAGAGGTAAGCATACAGGCTGCGGTGTCTGACCCCGAAGGCAGGCCGCTCTCCTATGCATGGTCCTGCACTGCCGGAGAAATTGTAACCGGCCAGGGCTCGTACGCCATCACCTGGAAAGCTCCCCCCTCCACCGGCGACCACACCATTTCCCTCAAGGTCAGCGACGGATTGCGGGAAAGCACCAGGAGTGTCACCATCCAGGTGGCCACCCTGACCGTTGAGGCAGGGGAAAACCGGGCAGCTCTGCTGGCAGACATAACCAGCACGCCGATCGACCTGAACGGGCAGGTGGAAATCATCCCGGAAGGTGAATCCTATACCGTAAGCTGGACAATCGATCCGGCGAGCATTCCCGAAGGAGCCACCCCGGCACTGACTTCTCCCGCTGCCCTCAGTACGCAGTTCACCACGAATGCACCGGGCAGGTATCACCTCTGGCTGACCGTGACCATGACTGCCAACAGCCAGATTTCCAGGCAGGACGATCTGTGGGTGCAGGTGGATGAGCTGGCACCGCCCACGGTTTCCGGGGTGGTGAAAGACGCTCAAGGGGCGCCTGTCCCCAGGGCAGCCGTCGAGATGTACGATATCAACGGCCCCCAGGTCTGGGACCGGAAGACGGCCACCGACGATTACGGCTATTACGAATTCAGGGACGTTCCACCGGGGACCTATTACGTGATCGTCGCCCGTGATGGATATTTGCAAATGACTCGGATAGTTACTATTCCCTGA
- a CDS encoding FlgO family outer membrane protein: MRRLKSCFFFLTALSLVLFLLPGCSSLPTTIPTMARPFPDAHGSALLDTLVHDITSELSTVSPEEFSPDKRLLIATFVDLNDLRKTSAFGRLLSERLMTSMGDLGFTVIEIRRGGSVYVIDNEGEMVLTRNVREIPDTIHAGAVIYGTYLVSEREVLVTARIARSSDFRILKSWNGRVSRTAFIAGLLEDDNRQPDGTDGPGEIDDEIEVYEHLPAE; encoded by the coding sequence ATGCGGCGATTAAAATCATGCTTCTTTTTCCTAACGGCCCTCTCCCTCGTCCTCTTCCTCTTGCCGGGGTGCTCTTCCCTTCCCACTACCATACCCACCATGGCCCGGCCTTTCCCGGATGCTCATGGCTCCGCGCTTCTGGATACGCTGGTGCATGACATCACCAGCGAGCTTTCAACCGTCTCTCCGGAGGAATTCTCTCCTGACAAACGGCTCCTGATCGCCACGTTTGTGGATTTGAACGACCTGCGGAAGACTTCGGCCTTTGGCCGCCTTCTTTCGGAGCGGCTGATGACTTCCATGGGTGATCTTGGCTTTACGGTCATCGAGATCCGGAGGGGGGGCAGTGTCTATGTAATCGACAATGAAGGTGAAATGGTTTTAACCAGGAATGTCAGGGAGATTCCTGACACTATTCATGCCGGAGCAGTCATCTACGGGACCTATCTGGTATCGGAGCGGGAAGTTTTGGTAACTGCCAGAATCGCCCGGTCTTCGGACTTTCGGATCTTGAAGAGCTGGAACGGAAGGGTTTCCAGGACTGCCTTTATCGCCGGGCTCCTTGAAGATGACAACCGGCAGCCCGATGGGACTGATGGGCCTGGTGAGATAGATGATGAGATAGAGGTATATGAGCATCTACCGGCAGAATAG
- a CDS encoding carboxypeptidase-like regulatory domain-containing protein has translation MKQGDIPLLYFLLSLIFLLSVGISSTHAAVAIKMSMEPVNTGSRSISPGDGVRLRFMLIDMDNELIGGIMTDILFDKEILSISPDRDVKVSSDMQNKKTLYSNLIRDNKLRVMVIGFNDRVIPHGSELFTATFTVLRKPASLPGTMVYQHASSTSSQGVNIGTAANSLFIPVSDSTMSLASLSGTVSESGKGGLPSALVGLVSRLQPEIFFQTLTDSSGNYSLPGVIEGTYTLVAVKGNYNSYLEKNVVFSPGDALVKNITLTKGQIQFTFISPITPDEGTWYTSRSSITVSGITPQNTGSVTVQGKPVSAYTPADLSWYTGISLKIGENIVNASALDKDGKSIGQSSIKIVVTSAGKFKITNPADADTYETQAAYLTIGGLTAPETATIESNGVRIGGYSGGQTSWETSASLHQGINFFSFTAKDGSGKVVGTDSLSILSTQGGGGEGSLTIINPASSGYYQTGQSTISIGGQAPSSTSSLTMNSIPLAGYVPGSVSWSTSSLTLAMGDNNFTFKAFDIAGNLLGETGITINYQPGFVDKTLIIKVPTESGQYTAENQQLSLGGDTPSSTSQIRVNGKTISGYQAGSDNWSTTISLETGENQIVVAAYNAQGEEIGTDSITILFSQSFGDLFITQPTDAPTYQTKRKQVLLGGKTSPDTTEILVNDQVLSGYQANTTVWSYNASLPLGKTTFTVLAYDLNNDILGRDEIIITNSGVLEITRPTVEEDYVTGKKNSC, from the coding sequence ATGAAACAAGGGGATATCCCCCTCTTATATTTCCTTCTTTCACTGATTTTTCTGCTTTCCGTGGGAATTTCTTCCACCCATGCAGCCGTGGCCATAAAGATGAGCATGGAGCCGGTCAACACCGGGAGCCGGTCAATCAGCCCCGGAGACGGGGTCCGTTTACGGTTCATGCTCATCGATATGGATAACGAGCTTATTGGCGGTATTATGACCGACATTTTGTTCGATAAGGAAATCCTCTCCATTTCTCCTGACCGGGATGTGAAAGTCTCGTCGGACATGCAGAACAAAAAAACACTGTATTCGAACCTGATCCGGGACAACAAGCTGAGGGTAATGGTAATCGGCTTCAATGACCGGGTGATCCCTCACGGCAGCGAGCTTTTCACCGCCACCTTTACCGTGCTGAGGAAACCCGCCTCTTTGCCCGGCACCATGGTCTATCAGCATGCCTCTTCAACCTCCTCCCAGGGCGTCAATATCGGTACTGCGGCCAACAGCCTTTTTATTCCTGTCTCGGATTCGACGATGTCCCTCGCTTCCCTCTCCGGTACCGTATCCGAATCCGGGAAGGGGGGGCTGCCCAGCGCTCTCGTGGGTCTGGTTTCCAGACTCCAGCCCGAAATTTTTTTTCAGACACTGACCGACTCTTCAGGAAATTACTCTCTGCCCGGTGTCATAGAAGGAACCTATACCCTGGTGGCCGTAAAAGGAAATTACAATTCATACCTCGAGAAAAACGTCGTCTTCTCTCCGGGGGATGCGCTGGTTAAAAACATTACCCTGACTAAAGGACAAATCCAATTTACCTTCATTTCTCCCATCACCCCCGATGAGGGAACCTGGTATACCTCCCGCTCCTCGATCACCGTTTCCGGCATCACGCCACAGAATACCGGTTCGGTGACGGTTCAGGGAAAGCCCGTTTCCGCTTACACGCCCGCAGATCTGAGCTGGTACACGGGCATTTCTTTGAAGATAGGAGAAAACATCGTCAATGCTTCGGCTCTCGATAAGGACGGCAAGAGTATTGGCCAATCGAGCATTAAGATCGTGGTAACTTCTGCCGGTAAGTTTAAAATCACCAATCCTGCGGATGCAGACACTTATGAGACCCAGGCCGCTTATTTGACCATAGGAGGGCTGACGGCCCCTGAAACAGCGACTATCGAAAGCAATGGAGTGAGGATTGGCGGTTATTCAGGCGGCCAGACCAGTTGGGAGACATCGGCCAGTCTTCACCAGGGAATCAATTTTTTTTCTTTTACGGCCAAAGATGGCTCCGGAAAAGTGGTCGGGACAGATTCCCTGTCCATTCTCTCCACCCAGGGAGGAGGGGGAGAGGGATCTCTCACTATTATCAATCCTGCATCGAGCGGTTATTACCAGACCGGCCAGTCCACAATATCTATCGGCGGGCAGGCCCCTTCATCGACCAGCTCCTTGACCATGAACAGCATACCCCTGGCCGGGTATGTTCCCGGCTCCGTCTCCTGGAGTACTTCCTCCCTGACGCTGGCTATGGGAGATAACAACTTTACCTTCAAAGCCTTTGATATCGCTGGGAACCTCCTTGGCGAAACCGGCATCACGATCAATTATCAGCCGGGATTCGTGGATAAGACTCTGATAATCAAAGTGCCGACCGAAAGCGGCCAATATACCGCCGAGAATCAGCAACTCAGCCTTGGCGGCGATACTCCTTCCAGCACCAGCCAGATCCGTGTCAACGGAAAGACCATTTCCGGATATCAGGCCGGAAGTGACAACTGGTCCACCACCATCTCTCTGGAAACAGGGGAAAACCAGATTGTGGTTGCGGCCTATAATGCCCAGGGTGAAGAAATCGGGACCGATTCCATAACCATATTGTTCAGCCAGAGCTTTGGCGATCTGTTCATTACCCAGCCCACCGATGCCCCCACCTATCAGACCAAAAGAAAGCAGGTTCTCCTCGGAGGAAAGACCTCACCCGACACCACCGAGATACTGGTCAACGACCAGGTGCTTTCCGGTTATCAGGCCAATACCACGGTCTGGTCGTATAATGCCTCCCTGCCGCTGGGGAAAACGACCTTTACCGTTCTGGCCTATGACCTCAACAACGACATCCTGGGCAGGGATGAAATCATTATTACCAATTCAGGTGTTCTGGAAATCACCCGGCCTACGGTCGAAGAGGATTATGTTACGGGAAAAAAAAACTCCTGTTAA
- the tsaA gene encoding tRNA (N6-threonylcarbamoyladenosine(37)-N6)-methyltransferase TrmO: protein MKEGNIRGGYPLVSCVNSPLDLQIFPDFTSSFLIGYCSLATSDVSAGKEVLLAPAPWIRRIRKRKSIEKVINQKECLPTVLMELKEIGVVISEIKRFTQVRHLQRNGWTADTCQIKLKSHYKRGLGGLEGFSRVIILYWISQHRLWKMPKDNPKPKRVKIFATRIPVRPNPIGLSVVELLDFSPEDGTLTVKGLDAIDGTPILDIKPYLPHFDSYPEATVPEWIARYLRDDFSGE, encoded by the coding sequence GTGAAAGAAGGAAATATAAGAGGGGGATATCCCCTTGTTTCATGCGTCAATTCTCCTCTTGATCTGCAAATCTTCCCGGATTTCACCTCATCATTCCTTATCGGTTACTGCTCCCTTGCGACATCGGATGTTTCTGCCGGGAAGGAAGTTCTCCTGGCTCCTGCCCCCTGGATCCGAAGGATCAGGAAAAGAAAGTCGATAGAGAAGGTAATAAACCAGAAGGAGTGTTTGCCCACCGTGCTCATGGAATTGAAGGAAATCGGCGTAGTAATCTCGGAGATTAAAAGATTTACCCAGGTGCGTCATCTGCAGCGGAACGGATGGACCGCGGATACCTGCCAGATCAAGCTGAAATCACACTATAAACGAGGTCTGGGCGGATTGGAGGGATTCTCGCGGGTGATCATTCTGTATTGGATCAGCCAGCACAGGCTGTGGAAAATGCCCAAGGACAATCCCAAGCCCAAGCGAGTTAAAATCTTTGCCACCCGCATTCCGGTCCGGCCCAATCCTATCGGCCTGTCGGTGGTTGAGCTGCTCGATTTTTCTCCTGAAGATGGCACCCTGACCGTCAAAGGACTGGATGCCATTGACGGCACGCCAATTCTGGATATCAAACCTTACCTTCCCCATTTCGACAGTTATCCTGAAGCCACCGTGCCGGAGTGGATCGCCAGGTATCTGAGAGATGATTTCTCCGGAGAGTAA
- the pyk gene encoding pyruvate kinase: MRRTKIICTIGPASRNPDVLEKLIRSGMDVARLNFSHGTREEHRQTLDLVRSISHALGKPVAVLQDLAGPKLRIGSIAGGEILLKQGDIFILTTEPVEGNAYRVSVNYPLMIQSMKAGDALLLADGSIQLEVIATRLNEVECRVVIGGTLASHKGINLPGDTSSIPAFTCKDEEDLRWGIEQGVDFAALSFVRTAEDLCQAKSLLKQTGASTNLIAKIEKGSAVENFDRIIEVADAVMIARGDLGVEIPLEKVPAIQKQLIRKANRAGKPVITATQMLKSMVENTRPTRAEAADVANAVLDGSDALMLSEETAAGKYPVETVQVMSNVIREAENSFPFWRNLEPKAGCEPLTIEEAVSQASNDMAYYLRARAIITPTESGQTARLIAQYRPQVPILAFSRHSSTQRRLQLSWGVHPFLLPDFSDLDDMILQAKQIAESNGWVCCGDIVIFTAGLPLKEAGTTNLIRADRI; the protein is encoded by the coding sequence ATGAGAAGGACGAAGATTATCTGTACTATCGGGCCTGCCAGCCGGAACCCGGATGTTCTGGAGAAGCTGATCCGGTCAGGGATGGATGTTGCCCGCCTCAACTTCTCTCATGGAACCAGGGAGGAGCACCGGCAGACCCTGGACCTTGTTCGGTCGATATCGCATGCCCTCGGAAAGCCGGTGGCTGTTTTGCAGGACCTGGCAGGGCCAAAGCTTCGAATCGGCTCCATTGCCGGAGGAGAAATTCTGCTCAAACAGGGAGACATCTTTATCCTGACTACGGAGCCGGTGGAAGGAAATGCTTACCGGGTATCGGTAAACTACCCTTTGATGATTCAGAGCATGAAAGCCGGAGATGCCCTGCTCCTGGCAGATGGAAGCATCCAACTGGAAGTTATTGCCACAAGGCTCAATGAAGTTGAATGCCGGGTGGTGATCGGGGGAACTCTTGCCTCTCACAAGGGAATCAATCTGCCGGGAGATACTTCATCCATTCCCGCTTTTACCTGCAAAGACGAAGAGGATCTTCGCTGGGGGATCGAGCAGGGGGTGGATTTTGCAGCCCTGTCTTTTGTCCGGACAGCGGAAGACCTTTGTCAGGCCAAAAGTCTTTTGAAGCAAACAGGTGCTTCGACCAATCTTATCGCCAAGATTGAAAAGGGGAGTGCGGTTGAAAATTTCGACCGGATTATCGAGGTTGCCGACGCAGTCATGATTGCCAGAGGAGACCTGGGGGTTGAGATTCCGCTGGAGAAGGTTCCGGCTATCCAGAAGCAGCTCATCAGAAAGGCCAACCGGGCAGGGAAACCGGTCATTACGGCCACCCAGATGCTCAAATCCATGGTGGAAAATACCCGGCCTACGCGGGCTGAGGCTGCGGACGTAGCCAATGCCGTACTCGATGGTTCCGATGCCCTGATGCTTTCCGAAGAGACGGCTGCGGGGAAATATCCTGTTGAAACCGTTCAGGTCATGTCCAACGTCATCAGAGAGGCGGAAAACAGCTTTCCCTTCTGGAGGAATCTGGAGCCGAAGGCAGGCTGTGAGCCCTTGACTATCGAGGAGGCTGTCAGTCAGGCCAGTAATGACATGGCTTATTACCTGAGAGCGAGGGCGATCATTACCCCTACGGAATCAGGGCAGACAGCCCGGCTGATTGCCCAATACCGGCCCCAGGTCCCCATTCTGGCCTTCAGTCGGCACAGCTCCACGCAACGCAGGCTCCAGCTTTCCTGGGGCGTCCATCCATTTCTCCTGCCCGATTTTTCCGACCTGGATGACATGATTTTGCAGGCCAAGCAGATAGCCGAAAGCAATGGATGGGTTTGCTGCGGCGATATCGTGATCTTTACTGCCGGTCTGCCGCTCAAGGAGGCCGGGACCACCAATCTGATCAGGGCAGACAGGATCTGA
- the tyrS gene encoding tyrosine--tRNA ligase translates to MLTPKEQMEILTKGAVEIISEDELLKKLEQSAATRRPLRIKAGFDPTAPDIHLGHTVLVQKLRDFQRLGHEVIFLIGDFTGMIGDPTGKSETRKTLTRDEVIKNAETYQRQIFKILDREKTTVAFNSRWMSEMNAEGLIKLCARQTVARMLERDDFSRRFASRMPISIHEFLYPLIQGYDSVMLQSDVELGGTDQKFNLLVGRDLQRDWGQSPQVVMMMPLLEGTDGVQKMSKSLGNYIGIDEDPDQMYGKIMSISDDLMIRYYNLLTDHPASYIERLRREMAEGIMNPRDAKKDLAAYIVRQYHGAEAARTGEEHFEAVHQRKEIPDEVPEYTLAPGSRVWLVRILVDSRTVDSSSQARRLIKQGSVSIDGERVVDENLELAADGERVIKVGKRKFLKVKAGQGEEK, encoded by the coding sequence ATGCTAACTCCAAAAGAACAAATGGAAATACTCACCAAAGGTGCGGTGGAGATCATTTCTGAGGATGAACTCCTGAAAAAACTGGAGCAGTCGGCGGCAACCCGCAGGCCCCTCCGGATCAAGGCTGGATTTGATCCCACGGCCCCGGATATACATCTGGGGCATACGGTTTTGGTTCAGAAGCTGCGGGATTTTCAGCGGCTTGGCCATGAGGTGATTTTTTTAATCGGCGATTTCACCGGCATGATCGGTGATCCTACCGGCAAATCGGAAACCCGCAAAACCCTGACCAGGGACGAGGTGATAAAGAACGCCGAGACCTATCAGCGCCAGATTTTCAAGATTCTGGACCGGGAAAAGACCACGGTGGCCTTCAACAGCCGGTGGATGTCCGAAATGAACGCCGAGGGGCTGATTAAGCTCTGCGCCCGGCAGACCGTAGCCCGGATGCTGGAGCGGGATGATTTCTCCAGGCGGTTTGCCAGCCGCATGCCGATCAGCATCCACGAGTTTCTGTATCCCCTGATTCAAGGGTATGATTCGGTCATGCTTCAATCCGATGTAGAGCTTGGGGGAACGGATCAAAAATTTAACCTGCTGGTGGGAAGGGATCTGCAGCGGGACTGGGGGCAATCCCCCCAGGTGGTCATGATGATGCCCCTGCTCGAAGGAACCGACGGGGTACAGAAGATGAGCAAGAGCCTTGGCAACTACATCGGCATCGATGAGGATCCTGACCAGATGTACGGCAAGATCATGTCCATTTCCGATGATCTGATGATCCGGTATTACAACCTGCTCACCGACCATCCGGCCTCATACATTGAAAGGCTGCGGCGGGAAATGGCCGAAGGAATTATGAACCCGCGGGATGCGAAAAAGGACCTGGCCGCCTATATTGTCAGGCAATATCATGGAGCCGAGGCTGCCAGGACAGGGGAAGAGCATTTTGAAGCTGTTCACCAGCGAAAGGAGATCCCGGATGAAGTTCCTGAATATACGCTCGCTCCGGGCAGCCGGGTATGGCTTGTCCGGATCCTGGTCGATTCCCGCACGGTGGACAGCAGCAGCCAGGCACGCCGATTGATCAAGCAGGGAAGCGTCAGTATCGACGGTGAGCGGGTGGTCGATGAAAATCTGGAGCTTGCCGCAGATGGAGAACGGGTGATCAAGGTCGGGAAGAGGAAATTTTTAAAGGTCAAAGCAGGGCAGGGAGAAGAGAAATGA